Within Apostichopus japonicus isolate 1M-3 chromosome 23, ASM3797524v1, whole genome shotgun sequence, the genomic segment AATCATAATAAATTACCCGCAAGCCATTAATTGGTATTCTGTGGACCGTGACATGTGTGGACGGTTACCAGGTGCCATATAGGATACTGGGATATTATTGGTACAGTATTATATACaggatatatatttacatttataagACAAAAACATAAAGTGGTGATTCAGTGGTCATGGCTGAAACATGCAGTATATATGGAGCCGCACATCACTATGTACATAAACATAGTATACTGTATCCCCCCATCCCAACCCCCTTAACCCTCCCCCCATGGCCAAATCATCCAGAATTTTAGTTTAATGGTCATTCTTTTTCAAATTAGTCTAGAAGACTGTAATAGGGAGTTCATAACTTATAGCTCGAATGTCGTGTGAGCAGTTTCAAAACATCTGAACTATGTCGCCTATAAAATATGTATGTGTTCCTCCTGTGCACAAAAATCTGCTAACATACTTTTTTACACTTGTAATTTGCCCATTCTGTACAGCATACCGGATATTTAGTAATCCCTGCTGTATAGTAAATCAAGCTGTTGTGATTTTAACACAAAAACATTTCTACAAAGTGTTCACTGGATTCATTAGTAGCCTTAAAGCCATCAAGAGTTCTTCACTCTCTTTCTGATAAAGTAATTACAATTTATCACTTGTCCCTGCATACATAATATCTGCTACAGTGTGGTAATTATTTATCACTGTCCTGCCTATTACAAATGTATGCACTTTCCCTTTAATGTCTACTGGGAGAGGACCTTATCTTTGATTGTTTCCTGTATTACGTTCAGTTCAttatcaaaagttaaaaaaatagaaaaatagtCGGAAAACTTCATCCTTCGGACTCTTTGAAATCCTACAACGGTCTTTAAACATAATTTCTTTAATGATTTCCTAGCATTTTATTCAGTTGAGGATTAGTTCATCTCCCAGACATGTGTACCTGTATAACGGATTTCCGTTTCAGAGTAAAGTACTTTATTACATCTCTGAATCTATGTACACttcatacatgtaaatattGAGTGAATCGGTACATTATATGTGAGCAAAACAGGAAATTTTCAACAGACATACAAAGATATTTGTATACAATGTGCAAGTACCAGAGTACAGGTAAATGACCTGTGAAACCTTAAAGTATAGGCTAGCCTACAGTAGTTAAGGCACACACAGAGAGGCCCATATATGGTATTTAGTGGAAAGAGAGTTAAAAGGCAAGTTAACAGGCAAGTTACACTTTCAAATGCCAgcatgtgtgtttatatatagtaCAGCAGTGTATATGACATGTACAACATATGTGTGCAGTATAAAGTTTCAGATTGTTCTCTAGCATGATGGGTACTAGAGTACCATGCACTTCATTAAGACTATTAGGTAGCAATTTTACTatcttaattaatgaaatagATTTGTCAATTGTCATTGACTAGACAGTTCCTATGCAGTGGGCAACTGTTGGGTTGCATGCAGttgcatgttttcttttcttgcagTTTCTGGTCTGATTTTTCCTCATTAGCATCATCTATAAAGCCCCCATCACATCCAATACAAACACTGTGTCCTACATAGGACTGGTCATTGGACAATTCAGAAGGAGATTCAATAATGACACAAATTCATGTAGACATGAATGCTACAGATATGAAACCGAACCCTCTAAGTACATTTGAGGACTGAAAGCCACAAATTTGGATAATTACTCAATCAGGTGGGACATCATAAAGCAATCAGATACAAATATACGCGTCAATCGGTACTCCGTGACGTACCTGTGCATGGAGGAAGAACTATCAATAATTATGTTTAAGCGATATCATATTGAATCAATGAACTGAACTCATCTTTTTGTGTCGCCAAGGTAGCAAGCACAAAGGAGAACCAGCCAACTGCACCACAAGGATGGGATAGTTCTTGTGGTGTATTGAACCATGTAGTACAATATGTTACGTGTCAGTTGCTTGATGATCGCCGTTATCCCACCGTGCGTGAAACTCAGAGTTGCAACGGATTCGTAATATTATCGTATTTTACTATCtgcatattaatatatgtaatatggtATCAGGGCCGAGTCTTGCGATCTTCTGGCGTGACTGAAGATCTCTGTGGTGCGTGAAACTTTTTAAGTAGGAAGATTCGGTCCTGATTCCATATGATAACAGCTCTAGtcaaattaaattataatattaatggtGATTtataaccataggcgtaggaggagcccaatttgatttgggggggggggctgtaacgacttgccatCTATTACATctcatgccaataacatacaatcattttccgtgttaatacccttccatattggttataattattggggaagtcaatataataatgataataataatatcagtttaaccattgaaaatcacattgcaaattatttttctttcagtaggtgcacGAAAAATTCAcatcatattgcccgaattttcacgaaattttttgggggggctccagccccccaagccccccccccgcctcctacgcctatgtttatAATATGCGCATATTCATCCGgaagggtgctcaaggcgcgggagagaaagagagaataCTGAAGCAAAAAACTCTATGCATTATAGAACTACATCAAACTAATTTATTTTAACATCCTAAACATTaaagatacagtacagtactgtatatatgcgaCAAAACCATGTGGGACATGGGAACAGTGAGCATATACTGGACTTGACTAAATTAGTTCAACTGTGTAAAAGTCACTTaaagttttaaacatttaagattttttttttttctttttttcaaagttgacCACATCAGTATTCAATTAAATCTCAAATCGCATATTCTCAATATTTTCTCTTCTACTTTCATCTTCGTTACTTTGACATGAAAAGACAAGTGTTCATAGTCAAGCTTAGCGTCTTGCATAACTCGGAAGTGTTAGTGCAGAAATTTAATTTCTCTAAAGCAGTGTAATCAAGAGCTAGGAAGAGCCTTGAGGACAAGTTTATCAATGGGTCCCCTGTTGACTTAAATCATGTCttcattatgaaaatgagactACAATATTCTTTAACTAATATTCCTCCGGTCGCCCTACTTCACCTCCCCCCCAACCTTTCCCAACCCCCAGGGGTCAGAGACTTTCAGAGGCTTCTACTCTTCAGTTCTTACTAAAATCCAATCTAAGGAAATTCTAAAAATACAGTTATGGAAAGGGAAAGAAACGAAACCAATGATAGTCACATGAAACATGACATCctgtttttctttgaaaagaatTGACCTACTGTAGAAGCCAAAGGTTGACTACTTCACAATGCTTGGTTAAGAAACTAATTCAAACAATGTTAATGTGATTTTAACCTTTGTAAGTTTGTCTTACATACAATACTCTACATATGGTATAGTTGGTACTGTAGCAGAGGAAAACTAAAGCAAATGTCAACAAACAGGCTGTACCCATCCGGGTAGGTCTAAACTGTGACACACATGCAAGcctaaaagaaaaaatactgaGGGGAGGTGAAGGGCTGAAAGTCTCCCATTTATCATCAGTGTAGTGCACAGCCCTAGTGAACAATATTATTTGGAATTCCCATTTCCACTTCCAAAAAACTAGGAATTCCAAGTCCACAGAGGAATATGCTCAACAACACTTCAGAGCAACAAATTTGAGTGAGTCAAGACAATCTTATTCCTGGAATCTACTGGTTGTGGGGTTGCGGGTTGATACCCTAGTCTTCACCAAGAATTACTATGATGCATTGTCATGTTGTACTTGCATCAAACATAATTCCACAGAAAACAAAGCTCAAAAGAATATGGCAATTTGACTTCAAACACAGGCTTGCAAAGATGCCATCAAATCATGCCTTTAATTACCCATAGGAGAGTTTAACTGAGAAAGGTTCCAAATTGAACCATCTTCACATGTACACATACATGTGCAAAATGGGAATTCAAAATAATTGCCTATTTTTAGCACATCTTGTAATCATTACCAATCATGGACTTTAAAGGCCATAGACCTAATAGCAATGACTGATTATGCTACACGATATCAACACCAACTTTTTTTACGAGGTTTATCAGTAAATAGGCCAAAGTAACCAAGGATCTGTATGGATGCTGGTAGGGATAAGTGcaagctaggcctactgtacatcaGTCTACAATGGTAAATATTGTTTACCATGTTTTTTCACCATAAAGTAGGAACTTTCCAAACTTTGTTAGTACCCTTGAAGAACAATGTAGGACTAACTTAGCTGTAGACTAATGCTAACCCTATGATACAACCGACCAAACTACTTTTGTCCTAAATTTGGCTAAACTTTTCTTGgtatttacatatctaattCGCAGcttagcctaggcccatacctGTACTACCGAATTGTGAATTTTACGTCCAACTTtagattacaaaaaaaaaatcactaatAGGTAATATAGATCCCGAGTTTCACATGAAAACAGTAAAATATAGGCCTGAATGGAAATCAATTGGCTAACTATGAGAGTCGCGAAGCTCACCAaagcagctaggcctatcgTAAATTAACCCAACTTATACATCATGGGACAACTTGCGGTACTGGTATGTCCTACGCCTCGCAAATAGTTAAGTTGCAGAATAAACTTTCATCGGTATCTTTAGTCGACTTACCTGTTGCCTGAACCTCGTTGTATTCAAATTTTAGGAATGCAAGAACAAGTAGATAAAAATGCCCTACGACAGGCCTCATCTTCCTTAATCGATATTAAATCCAGTTAATATTCAAGTTCTTGTTACTGGACTATACGAAGATAATAATAAAAGCAATCTTACAACTTGCAAGTTCAGAATGACTATTCGCACACCTGGACTACGTTATCATCACAACTACACTACATGTACACTAGGCTGCATAATCCTTGAGTAGAGCATGCTGGAAGATTTGTCCTGTCCCACACCTGGTCACCAGTGTTTGTgtatattaatatgtaaatttaaGGTTATTGACCTATGTCAATATATCAACAGGTTTATGAACCTCACAATTTCAGCGGGCCTTAGGAATATTTTCATCTCGAAGTGTGAAAGGTTTCGTAATCATTTTCTTAGAGAAGGCCGTCTTATATCGAGTCTGGTTGAAGAACGCCAGTACTAGTATCCTTTCATAACCGACGAAGAAATGTTACACAACTGTCATCCCAATGAACGTATTAGCTTTTTCTTGGAAGTCTTAGAAAATCGATGACCTGAATCTGGTCACAATAGTTTAGCACCACGGTCACATCACTGGACAATGTAAAATCGTGTTTTAGGTTTTTACGTATAGACAAACTTCAATAAtaatctttcttttcttcttttaaagtCGTTATGTGGTTATACCAAGTTTTCATTTTCCATTAAATTATGGCAATGAACAATACGTTTTTGTAAATCCCGTAATGTACCACCATATTTCTCTAATTGACGTTGTAACCCCTTACCCCCcgacccccaccctccccctgcTCATAAGGTCTATGAGAGAGAATGAGAAGGGGTCTTTACAGTTTAGTTCTATCACACCTCAACATATTTTTCATCGTGCCGTACTAAATTAGTTTCATATGTGTGTATTCGCACAGTTCGTTTTAACTTATATTGGTAAGTTACAATTATTCATAGATTGTCAGAATTAAATCATTTCACATGACCCTCTGTAATATTCAGGATACTTTGGGAAGTAATTGTCTGTATGGTTATTGGTTAAGTGTGTTAAACAGGATTATAGGGTCAAGATTATAGATTAGCTAGGGCGGTGAGATTGTTAAGGTTCGTGATAGGGGTGTAGTGCGGCAAGGGCTCATGATTTACGATCGTCACGTGCTTTAAAGGGgataaaacagaacaaaaacatTGCTATGCCTGTCGGTGCCGGTAAATATAAGTACTGTTTGATCATGTCGGTAGGCTTGATTGTTGCCTTGAATACAACAATAATGGTTGCGTGATAGGAAATATAAAGGTTATTGCAATTTAGTGCATGACTAACGAAACATAATAAGTTCACGGTGACTATTGTCACTATTGATGTTTTCCCCAAGGCTCGATTCAAGTTACGACCCGGCACGCCGGTTTTTCcgttccccttttttttttcttttctttttaagtttacCCTCCTTATTTTTCGGTCTGTTAGTATAACTGTTATATTATCctaaaattgtttttctttacatttataACAGCCCTTTGACGAACTATGACATCATATTCATTATTCCCTTAATTATAACTTTTTCTAGCTCAGTCGACGATGGACGAGGTTTTACTGAAAAGGGTTATTCCCTCTATTTTTCTTGCTGTCCAAAGGTAACCACATTTAAAGGATTCGATAGTTTCAAAGTTTCCACGTACGTATTTTTTGTATGGTATATATTCACGTTTACTTCCGTTTACTTAAAATGTACCCTGGCCCACACCTAGTCCTAACCGGCCACACAGATCACCATTAACGCCCTTTACAAACTGTACTGATTCTATATAGAAAAGGGATACAGTGGTGTGTTGAAATGTTTGTGTTATGTTGAGCATGGCATGCAGTGTAAACAAGCAAACAAGTGGAAAAGGGTGCGCTGCCTTGAAAAAGATCAAGAGTATTTTATTAGAAAAACATTTCAGAAGTTCTATATACAAAACTGAATAGAGGGCAGTATGGCACTAACGTAGACAGCCGTATACAGACACGGCTCTGAACGCAGAGGCAGGATTCGGAATCTGATTCCCTGATTGGTTGTTCGGCATGACTATTTGTCCCTTtctgcataggcgtaggagcccaattttatttggggggggggggggatgtaacgacttgcccgaaaaatataaccaaaattttccacccattaatgtgcatatcatataggcatgcatcagttattacatcgcatgccaataacatacaatcattttccgtgttataacatttccatattggttataattattgggaaagtcgttacaataataatgataaaaaaatataagtttaaccattgaaaaacacattgcaaattatttttctttcagtaggtgcccgaaaaattctcagcatattgcccaaatttctACAAAAAGTTTTGGTTGGGGGtatgcagcccccccccccgggtccTACTCCTATACCTTTCTGGCTCCAATCCACCTCCATTGTGTCGTTACTTTAGGCCATGTGAACATGTTCTCACCACGAGTATATGCCTTTCACTTATCGACCAAAGTTTAAAGCATACCGTATATTGTAATACATGTATAGATTCGTCTCATTACCTCAAATTAATATCAGCCTTTACTATCCGGAAGAGACATATACGTCATTTCAGTCCATTTGGCAAATATCCCtctgaatattaatgaatatcTGGTATCTATcagaatatttaaaacaaaatagacTTAATTTGACAAACATTAAATGATAGTTCATCCATCTTCGTCATTCCTTGCGGTGATTCAGATGCCAGTACTGTATCATCATGGACAGTTAATATTCACATATCAATATTGTATCGAACTCTTCCGTTAATTGAAGTGATGTGGCTAGAAATGGCTAAAAAGGGTTCTTTAGCACCTTTCATATGGCATTAAGATTCAACTGCACTAGCCTATACCATGGTAGGTGTATAGCCATAATAGAAAACAAGAGCATTAAaacagtaatttatattaacGATAGTATCACACCAGCGTCACTCAATGATAGAGCCTATATCAACTCGGATCCGTCTATCATCGAGCCCCTCCCCACCCTACCTCATACACTGAGACTGCAATTATGTGGTCTTTGCGCAAATAGAATATTGAAGAGAATACCTTACTCTAAAGAAACAAGGTGCAAACAATCAGAACAAATATTGATTGCTCATCGATTATTTTTTATTGGACTCAGTGCAGAAGAACTGAAAACGTAAACATCAAAGTGCAACTTTGAACTTTCTATCCAACGGCATGTCTTTTGGGGCTAAAAATTCACTTTATCTTCCTAGTTCGtttagaccagggagttgttatggaactccctgttTAGACACggaatttattttcatttgatctcCATGTTTAAGTTATATTCTTTTAAtgtatatacaaaaaaaatctgTCGACAGTCTTCAGCTAGTAAAGGATGTTATTTAACTAAGGTCTCTCTAGAAAAAGTTACctttgttttacatttcttAATTCATGTGATTATAATGTATTCcattaaatgaaaagaaaatatatatacagaggtACATAATGTCTAGAACAAAACAACAATCATATGAAAATCAtctcatcaattgaaaatattgattttccCATGCATTCATAACAAAGACCAATATATGGGTTTCGAGGTTATATAAGTATACGTGAAAATACAACGCGTGACAATCAAATACATCTCGAATTTCAGGAAGCAGAACGTTTTTATTTGATGAATTTGTGAGACGTCCTTTTaataaaatcattcaattgagaatctTTATATCAGAGGTATTCCTAAGGGCATGTGGATCATCGACAAACATGAAACGCCTGATTTTCGTGGTGAGTATAACAtttaattgatttgaaaaaaacGTGAAATTATGTAGATTATAATGGATAagacatatttttattatttattgcatTTAACGGTAACAAATACTACCAACATGTTACTATAAATGGTAAATTTAAGCAACGTCGAGGGCTATGCTCTATATAAAAAAAGGAAGGTGGTTTAGATATCAAATTAAGAAAGACCTATTTACCAATCAAGAACATTTCTCAAGATACTCGGATGAAGAGGAACAAGGTTTTTTTTCAGGTCTGTGTAATAAATAGCAGTTATTCTCATTGAAATCACTGCAACTTTAATTCACTTTTCAAAAGTTCATTATGGCATGTCTCAAAATGTGAAAGCAATCAAAAACACGATAGATTTCCTTTCCAAACTGATTAAactgataatatatatatatatatatatatatatatatatatatatatatatatatatatatatacatatatatatatatatatacatatatatatatgtatttatatatatatttatatatatatatatatatatatatgacagagAACAtgcacttatatatatttttttattcttgcaCATTTTTGATTGCTTAGGAAATAGAAATTGAGTTCAACtgaaaaattatcaaatttgagTCAGAATTATAATATCATTTCTGTTTTCCGAATGTTGACTTACTCATATAGCctatttctcttttattttggCCCAGATCTCCTTGACAGTTGTCCAACTGATTTTTCTATCGTCTCTCACGGAAGGTAAATTAATATAAGTAAAAAATAACATGGTTGAACAGAATACCTGATTCGGTTTAACGATATTCAGTATTTGTTATGAGTATATATTTATCAAGGAGGATATTAGACATATTCATACACAGGTCTTCACTTGATCAATAAACACTATACGCAAACACTATACTGTATACAGCAAGACGACTGGTCTGGGGTTTTTGCTCTCTCTCTTCTGCTAcgatttttgttttctcattaAAAACAGTTCCTCATATTTTACAACAGGCCTCCAGTGTAATTCGTGCAGTACTACTGCGAATTTCGAAGACTGCAGTACAACAATAGGATGCGACACCTCAGAGGTAAATTCTAAATTACCTTAATTCGTTTCGTTAAAAAATACTGTATTGTAAGTTGATGTCATCTTTATATATTACTCTTATTATATTGCCTCGTGattgtaaatatgtaatattaagTTGCTGATACCTCTTagacggtatatatatatatatatatatatatatatatatatatatatatatttatataggcctatatatatatatatatatatatatataggcctatatatatatatatatatatatatatatatatatataggcctatatatatatatatatatataaatgtgtgtgtatatattaattaatatctgtcGATAATTAAGACACACTTCTGACACGACATATATAGGTCTATGCTGGGAATAAACTGAAACTAAAACGACGGGGGAATATGACACGACACCAGTTACATACTGCAGCGAATATAACCGTTGGACTTGATCCAAGTAGTTTTTTCCCCATGCTGATGGAGCATTTTCATAACAGTAGTGTTATGAAGTGGATTGGCATGACGATTTTATTTCCCGTTTCTCTCTTTCCCTGTCGGTTAATAGTTACAACCACTTTTCTATTAAGACCTTTTCGGCGATCCATTTATCCCCGATAGCCTCTTATTTTTTACAGTTCATATATAACAAACATGAACCTAGTTAGATCCCCTTATACACAGTTATAGATATCGCGAAACAACTACCGTAAATATAAATACAAGAGACCGAAGCACGCAGAACGCCGATATAGATCTTTAATTGTGGGGATAAAGAGTAGGGGAGAGAAGGGGGGAGTAGGTTTGTCAATATGATCTGGATATTGAGTAAATTCTCACTCATATATCACTGTGTTTAATTTGAAAATACAACTTGGcagaaaaatatgttttcatgGTATGGTCCTATAGTCTTCTCGATATGCACGTATACACACTGTTACAGAAGGTAAACGGCGGTAAAATGAAGTTAGTATTGATGAATTTTGAAGTgccaaaaaaacataaaaatgacCTCATTCAAACTTTGAACTCCTTTGGTAGGAAATAAGAACCACAAATCGGCAGATAATACTCAATTCGGAGATGCGCAGAGTGACGTCACGTTGATGTTAAAGTGCTAGTTATTTCCCATTAGTATAGTTCAACAAAAAAGATTActtttataattgttttaagCTTTTTGTTGGtggttttttttctccaacttgGTACCTATATGACGAAATTTAATTCCtgctatatatttctttataacTCTCTTTCTTAACATTGGATGCAGTCTTGCTACCTCAACATTCAAGTTGAcgcatcaacaattaacgacatAATATGGACATTTACAGCCGGTTGTAAGTCTACAGGGCTCTGCACCAGTTTTAATATATCAACTTGCTTCGACGACATAACAATTGCTCGCAATCCATCGTGTGAATTCTGTTGTAACTACGACCGATGTAACGACTATCTTTCAACCGAACCACCGACTACTGACAGAGTAATGATGTCTTCAAAGTTAGGGAATAGCGCCATCTTAACAACCACAACTCCCATGGCATCTACAGTAGCAGGTGAGATGATAACTACACACTATCTTACAAATGTAATTGTTGATATCTGTAGCCTACATGGTAAGAATAAATGACGCAATGGGCATTTGGCAATTTTTTGTGTTAATATTTTTCCGCACTAGTCCACAAATTGACATCTCTCGGAAATGTCGATATTAAGAAGGCAGGGGTGAGAGGGCACGATAGAGGAGGGGGACTGACTGGAGTGGAAAAGCCAATTTAAAATTTGACAGAGATGAATAGCATGGTGTACACAAATACAGTTTATAGGAGTAAATGGAGTGAAGCGGGGACGGGGGAGGAGGTTAGCATGACGCAGGGGATTGTGACTTGGGAACACTGTCTCATGTGGTGATTGCTTTAGTTTACAAATACTCCAATTGACTTTTGCGAACCCATAAGAATAACTTATATCTTTTGATACACTAATTccgtttcttcttcttttcacaAACTTCATCTGAATCATAATCAGAATCATCTGAAACCACTAACAAaatgggtgtttttttttaaattttagtatttGTTTTCCACAGACACGATGACCAGTCCACAGGAAAATTCAGCCTTCGTTTCCGTCAATTCGAAGATCGTCAGTCCTACACGTTGTGCTGCGTTATGCTCAAGTCGGGAAACGTGCAGTAGCTTCCTCTATGCAAAGTCGTGTCAGAAGTGTGTATTAATTATCgacagatattaattaattaatatatacacacacatttatatatatatatatatatatatatatatatatatatatatatacatatacatttatatatatatatatatatatatatatatatatatcaagaacagtgaatcaagaacagtgaaaaaacttccagcctccaccggggttcgaacccgggcctcccactTTGTAcccggacaccctaaccactaggctatggtcgccgattgtatgtccagaggttcgaaaccggtaaggaaggtcgtagtTCCACTGTATACGTTTGTCaactgtatcgaacaatactagttctgttttggtgacatattttgccttattcttgagatcaaacatgatgctaaccaacacgaaatcatttgtgattcataaagccggatctcgaaagagatactttgaataaactttgttaatgaaatggaggtaaacgacaaaggcaaatgaatatatatataattgaaatcgtagtgagttggaaaaaccagaacagtgaaaaaacttccagcctccaccgggattcgaacccgggcatCCCGCTTtctatgcggacaccctaaccactaggctatggacactgattgtatgtccagaggctcgaaaccggtaagaatggtcgtaattccactgtaggcgtttatatatatatatatatatatatatatataatgaatgtgtagcaagtttatatattaaattaataaagatcaacacaccagaaaaattccaccgCCACGAACGGTTTTtcccttttgggactcatcagccgaaggtaggaatcgaacacCGGACCTTCGTGTCACAGAACGAAGTCTATACCACCCGaccgaccacagtga encodes:
- the LOC139965087 gene encoding uncharacterized protein isoform X2, which codes for MKRLIFVISLTVVQLIFLSSLTEGLQCNSCSTTANFEDCSTTIGCDTSESCYLNIQVDASTINDIIWTFTAGCKSTGLCTSFNISTCFDDITIARNPSCEFCCNYDRCNDYLSTEPPTTDRVMMSSKLGNSAILTTTTPMASTVADTMTSPQENSAFVSVNSKIVSPTRCAALCSSRETCSSFLYAKSCQKCVLIIDRY
- the LOC139965087 gene encoding uncharacterized protein isoform X1; this translates as MDAGRDKCKLGLLYISLQCSVDDGRGFTEKGYSLYFSCCPKISLTVVQLIFLSSLTEGLQCNSCSTTANFEDCSTTIGCDTSESCYLNIQVDASTINDIIWTFTAGCKSTGLCTSFNISTCFDDITIARNPSCEFCCNYDRCNDYLSTEPPTTDRVMMSSKLGNSAILTTTTPMASTVADTMTSPQENSAFVSVNSKIVSPTRCAALCSSRETCSSFLYAKSCQKCVLIIDRY